The genomic window TCGGAGCCTAGAAGAGGTCAGAAGAGGGAGGGAGCAGCTGCGCTTAGCCGGCCCGGGACCCTGGAGGGGAGCAGGAGGGCCTCCCGGCAATCTCTCGGCTGCCTGACGCAGGTGAGCTGAGATGGGGCCCCCCTTCCTGTCGGGCTCCCACCCCGCCTCGAAGGGGCCCCTGGGAGAGGAGCGGAGTCTGCCCGGCCTTCATTTCTCTCCTAGATCCCTGCACTGAGACCCAGAAGGGACCTCTGGGCCTCTCGGAGTCCCGCCCTGacgttttacagaagaggaaactgaggcagagaaaggtaGCGTTCCTGCCCGGCTCCCCCAGGCAGAGAAGAGCCCAGCCAGGAGACGCGACGTTTCTCTTTCCCTTACAGCCGGCTGCTCCTCCTTCTGCCCTTCTCCCTGCCATGCCTCAGCCCTGAGCCCGTCCTTCGGGTCCGGCCCCTCAGGGTTGCTCCGGCGGCCCCCCGCCCCTCGCCCTCGCCTCCCCCTCCTCGGGGGCACCATGTCCTTCTCGGAGCTGCTGGAGCGGGTGGGCAGCATGGGGCGCTTCCAAGTCCTGCACGTGCTGCTCCTGTCCGTGCCCATCCTCTTCATGGCCAGCCACAACCTGCTCCAGATCTTCACGGCCGCCACGCCGGCGCACCACTGCGTGCCGGCCCCCAACGCCTCCTCCCTGGCCTCCGCCCTGCCTCTGGGGCCCAACGGGGAGCCCGACAGGTGCCGCAGGTTCACCCACCCTCCGCTGGAGGGGC from Gracilinanus agilis isolate LMUSP501 unplaced genomic scaffold, AgileGrace unplaced_scaffold56059, whole genome shotgun sequence includes these protein-coding regions:
- the LOC123256104 gene encoding solute carrier family 22 member 8-like isoform X2; translated protein: MSFSELLERVGSMGRFQVLHVLLLSVPILFMASHNLLQIFTAATPAHHCVPAPNASSLASALPLGPNGEPDRCRRFTHPPLEGPLGPWNSTLPNGTWGHTEPCLDGWVYDRAVFASTIVTEARKLRH